One Candidatus Krumholzibacteriia bacterium DNA segment encodes these proteins:
- a CDS encoding roadblock/LC7 domain-containing protein, with amino-acid sequence MVRADWTIYEEDYWAINSVIKELIENSNSTSVLLIDKTGQLIASVGMEPEFDLMSFASLCAADFEANAQLAKLIGEKDFSTLYHQGVDESMYLARVAQHIILVVLFNKRTTLGLVRLRVKKAVDSLDTVLSRLFNKLEYENEDLKQFDAGFADELNKEIDSLFKD; translated from the coding sequence ATGGTACGTGCCGACTGGACCATCTACGAAGAGGACTACTGGGCGATAAATTCGGTCATCAAGGAGCTCATCGAGAATTCGAACTCGACGAGTGTTCTGTTGATCGACAAGACCGGCCAGCTCATCGCGAGCGTCGGTATGGAGCCCGAGTTCGACCTTATGAGCTTCGCCTCGCTGTGCGCGGCGGACTTCGAAGCCAACGCGCAGCTGGCCAAGCTGATCGGCGAGAAGGACTTCTCCACGCTCTATCACCAGGGCGTGGACGAGAGCATGTATCTCGCCCGCGTGGCGCAGCACATCATCCTGGTGGTGCTCTTCAACAAGCGCACCACGCTGGGCCTGGTGCGGCTGCGGGTCAAGAAGGCCGTCGACAGCCTCGACACCGTGTTGAGCCGCCTGTTCAACAAACTCGAATACGAGAACGAGGACCTCAAGCAGTTTGATGCCGGCTTCGCCGACGAACTGAATAAAGAGATCGACTCACTGTTCAAGGACTAA